One Methylocapsa sp. D3K7 DNA window includes the following coding sequences:
- a CDS encoding glycosyltransferase family 4 protein — MHILHLIKHSRHCNGNVNVAVDLACGQVRKGHQVVYASAGGHYDTLLDAHGVHRAEISQGQESSPLALARSVAALVRLCRKFKPDVIHAHMMSSAVFGYFASKLTGVPLVTTVHNSFDRHAILMRAGRVVVAVSKAERNLLLSRGFKPDQVTVVLNGPNGSPRENFGIPTDVVLATPSITTVCGLHPRKGVHDLLAAFRLLLPEFPNWHLNIIGGGPDREKLEALAGELGLSGSAHFIGPVEAPQPLLRQSQIFVLASYADPCCLVIPEAREAGCAIVATAVGGTPELLGHGEAGQLVEPGRPDQFAKVLRELMQDEEALREWRMKAKTGSGYFTVERLVDDYDKVYASLKRL; from the coding sequence ATGCATATTCTTCATCTGATCAAGCATAGCCGGCATTGCAATGGGAATGTCAACGTTGCTGTCGACTTGGCGTGCGGACAAGTGCGAAAGGGACATCAGGTGGTCTACGCCAGCGCTGGGGGCCATTACGATACGCTCCTCGATGCGCATGGCGTGCACCGCGCAGAGATAAGCCAAGGCCAAGAGAGCAGTCCCTTGGCGCTCGCTCGCAGTGTCGCGGCCTTGGTGCGGTTGTGCCGGAAGTTTAAGCCGGATGTCATTCATGCGCACATGATGTCAAGCGCGGTTTTCGGTTATTTTGCCTCGAAGCTGACCGGCGTGCCGCTCGTGACGACTGTTCACAACTCTTTCGATCGCCATGCGATCCTCATGCGAGCCGGACGCGTCGTTGTTGCGGTGAGCAAAGCCGAACGGAATTTGCTTCTTAGCCGGGGATTCAAGCCGGACCAGGTTACGGTTGTCCTCAATGGACCCAACGGTTCGCCGCGCGAAAATTTTGGTATTCCAACCGATGTTGTGCTCGCCACGCCTTCGATTACTACCGTCTGCGGCTTGCATCCGCGAAAAGGCGTCCACGATCTCCTCGCCGCGTTTCGCCTGCTTCTCCCGGAGTTTCCAAACTGGCACCTCAATATTATTGGGGGAGGCCCGGATAGGGAGAAACTGGAAGCATTGGCGGGGGAACTTGGACTCTCTGGGTCAGCGCATTTCATTGGACCCGTCGAGGCGCCGCAGCCTTTGTTGCGGCAGTCGCAAATTTTCGTATTGGCCTCTTATGCCGATCCTTGCTGTCTTGTGATTCCGGAAGCGCGAGAGGCGGGTTGCGCGATCGTAGCGACCGCGGTAGGCGGAACACCAGAGCTTCTCGGTCATGGCGAAGCTGGCCAATTGGTTGAGCCCGGCCGGCCAGATCAGTTTGCCAAGGTTTTGCGCGAACTCATGCAAGACGAGGAAGCGCTGCGAGAATGGCGGATGAAAGCAAAGACGGGATCTGGCTATTTCACAGTCGAGCGCCTGGTCGACGATTACGACAAAGTGTATGCCAGTTTGAAGCGCTTATGA